The following coding sequences lie in one Rutidosis leptorrhynchoides isolate AG116_Rl617_1_P2 chromosome 6, CSIRO_AGI_Rlap_v1, whole genome shotgun sequence genomic window:
- the LOC139854371 gene encoding uncharacterized protein, translating to MGHFGGRDSGRLSEVVFTQLVKLLDSNNALVKLFRTARDKCAGSKVPTFKVCLYSVSVSSQQALPTSDAIGAIVFESGPQSISDYDVIIEPRSQLPRRVNKLHPLYMSIQFPLMFFFGEPGFHPDLKLCAASGSQGARALELQSDFETGSSISEVCGDGILQHRADRMDYIRNKQNDIRAEYLSGLYDAIDRGDKTGSDVGSMTILLASFTGGPRYIYSHYLDALAISRVFGNPAFFVTFTCNAKWPEISRYLKPFPHPSPSDRADIVARVFHMKVNEFINFLKDERPLGHFCIRLNFRKEGCHIATLWFEGNQNFSCSKKFPKKYIDKTYFDDNGRAHYRRRNTGIYTTRAGVHLDNSYVVPYNRLLCMTFQAHINVECCGTTSLIKYLFKCSVHLSSRSLLADFNFLIHHREPAVKILAVHLENMQLVKFLGKQPLRAIVENNEAKKTTLTEWLNYNASSVNGSHLTYLDFPTEFVWYESKKVGSAGQT from the exons ATGGGGCATTTTGGAGGACGTGATTCAGGACGGCTTTCTGAAGTAGTTTTTACTCAGTTGGTGAAGTTACTTGATTCAAATAATGCACTAGTCAAGTTGTTTCGCACCGCGAGGGATAAGTGTGCTGGCAGCAAGGTACCTACTTTCAAGGTTTGCTTGTATAGTGTGAGCGTGTCAAGCCAACAAGCACTGCCTACTTCGGATGCAATAGGCGCTATTGTTTTTGAATCTGGCCCACAATCTATTTCTGATTACGATGTGATAATCGAGCCTCGGTCTCAGCTTCCCAGGCGAGTTAATAAGCTGCATCCGTTATATATGTCAATTCAATTCCCGCTGATGTTCTTTTTCGGTGAACCCGGTTTTCACCCGGATCTGAAGCTGTGCGCAGCCTCGGGTTCGCAGGGGGCCCGT GCTTTAGAGTTACAATCTGATTTTGAGACTGGGTCGTCTATTTCAGAAGTATGTGGTGACGGCATATTGCAGCATCGAGCTGACCGAATGGACTACATCAGAAACAAGCAGAACGATATACGGGCTGAGTACCTTTCAGGGTTGTATGACGCTATCGATAGAGGTGATAAAACTGGTTCCGATGTCGGTAGCATGACGATTCTTCTAGCTTCGTTCACTGGTGGCCCACGTTATATATACAGTCATTATCTCGATGCTCTGGCAATTTCACGCGTTTTTGGAAACCCGGCATTTTTTGTAACTTTCACGTGTAATGCAAAGTGGCCTGAAATTTCTCGGTACCTGAAGCCTTTTCCTCACCCATCGCCTTCAGACCGAGCCGATATAGTCGCTCGTGTGTTCCACATGAAGGTCAATGAGTTTATAAACTTTTTAAAGGACGAGCGTCCTCTTGGCCAT TTTTGTATACGATTGAATTTCAGAAAAGAGGGCTGCCACATTGCCACACTTTGGTTTGAAGGCAATCAAAATTTTTCATGTTCAAAAAAGTTCCCGAAGAAATACATTGACAAGACGTACTTTGATGACAACGGTCGTGCTCACTACCGCAGGCGTAATACCGGTATATATACAACGCGTGCCGGTGTCCACCTCGATAACAGCTATGTTGTTCCTTACAATAGGCTACTATGTATGACTTTTCAGGCTCACATAAACGTTGAATGTTGTGGTACGACGAGTCTCATTAAATACCTGTTCAA ATGCTCGGTTCATTTGTCCTCACGAAGCCTGTTGGCGGATTTTAACTTCCTGATTCATCATCGGGAACCTGCTGTCAAGATTCTGGCTGTTCATCTTGAAAATATGCAGTTGGTAAAGTTTCTGGGTAAGCAACCCCTGCGTGCTATTGTTGAAAACAACGAAGCCAAAAAAACTACTCTCACTGAGTGGCTTAATTATAATGCATCTTCAGTTAACGGAAGCCACCTTACATATTTGGATTTCCCAACCGAATTTGTTTGGTACGAGTCAAAAAAAGTTGGCAGCGCAGGGCAAACCTAA
- the LOC139854372 gene encoding uncharacterized protein, producing MLLCHRNGCKSFADIRTVNQILHNTYRSTCKAAGLLGDDREWSAVLEEASVSATSSQLRSLFEHILSYCTVTNPLALWENHWKLMGDDIPLRAATNLNMSHLHINGDDLHNFVLYEVEILLYQCSKSISDFALPSLPADLLADLANCLIMEERNYDRSVLNAELLELERQMNLKQKQIYDLITSASVNEQTEHVFVYGHGGTGKTFLWKAIITPLRSRGKIVLDVASSGIASLLLPSGRTEHSRFKLPLVITDESMCNVKKNTQMATLLQNTDLIVWDEAPMNDKRCFEALDRSLRDILGNTEEYFGGKPVILGGDFKQMLPIQTKGGKSAILGACITTSHFWQRFKVFILAKNMRLLRPGLTPSMRVKNAEFSKWLLRVENGEIGVPDIEDPLNSCWVQIPDQFCIPDDENGLANLISFIYPRESLQNPSAVNLQQKAIVCPKNDAADMINTLIFDMVDGPVTTYCSYDTATPHGNDSGEAELL from the coding sequence ATGCTTTTGTGCCATCGAAATGGGTGCAAGAGCTTTGCAGATATTAGAACAGTCAACCAGATCCTTCATAATACATACCGGTCTACGTGTAAAGCAGCTGGATTACTCGGTGATGATAGAGAGTGGTCAGCGGTACTAGAAGAAGCATCCGTATCTGCCACGTCGTCTCAGTTACGCTCTCTTTTCGAACACATTTTGTCTTATTGCACTGTTACGAACCCACTTGCTCTTTGGGAAAATCACTGGAAACTAATGGGTGATGATATACCGCTTCGTGCAGCTACCAATTTAAATATGTCCCACTTGCATATAAACGGCGATGACCTACATAACTTTGTCCTGTATGAGGTAGAGATCCTTTTGTACCAGTGTTCGAAATCGATTTCCGATTTCGCATTACCGTCGCTGCCAGCTGACCTGCTCGCAGATTTGGCCAACTGTCTTATCATGGAGGAGAGAAACTATGATCGTTCAGTTTTAAATGCCGAACTCCTAGAACTCGAACGTCAAATGAATTTGAAGCAAAAGCAAATTTACGATCTTATAACAAGCGCTTCGGTGAATGAACAAACTGAACATGTATTTGTATACGGGCACGGCGGCACCGGGAAGACATTCTTATGGAAAGCCATAATCACACCACTGAGATCTAGAGGTAAGATAGTTCTTGATGTTGCATCATCTGGCATTGCATCTCTACTTCTACCTTCGGGAAGAACCGAACATTCTCGATTCAAACTACCGCTGGTCATAACCGATGAATCGATGTGCAACGTAAAGAAAAATACCCAGATGGCAACATTACTACAGAACACAGACCTTATTGTATGGGATGAGGCACCAATGAATGATAAGCGCTGTTTCGAAGCTCTTGATAGGAGTCTTCGAGATATTTTAGGAAACACTGAAGAATATTTTGGTGGTAAGCCTGTGATACTTGGTGGTGACTTTAAACAAATGTTACCTATTCAAACAAAAGGAGGGAAATCAGCTATCCTTGGTGCTTGTATTACGACTTCACATTTTTGGCAGCGATTCAAGGTTTTCATACTTGCAAAAAACATGCGACTACTTAGGCCAGGGCTGACACCATCAATGAGGGTGAAGAACGCAGAGTTTTCGAAGTGGTTATTGAGGGTAGAAAATGGTGAAATTGGTGTGCCTGACATAGAAGACCCGTTGAATAGTTGTTGGGTACAAATCCCTGATCAGTTTTGTATTCCTGATGACGAAAATGGATTGGCAAATCTGATTTCTTTTATATACCCTCGTGAATCGCTGCAAAATCCATCCGCAGTCAACCTACAGCAAAAAGCAATTGTCTGTCCCAAGAACGACGCTGCTGATATGATAAATACCTTAATTTTCGATATGGTTGATGGTCCAGTTACAACTTACTGCAGCTACGACACTGCAACTCCACATGGAAATGACAGTGGTGAGGCGGAGTTGCTCTAA